In the Elioraea tepida genome, one interval contains:
- the rpsJ gene encoding 30S ribosomal protein S10, with protein MDSQNIRIRLKAYDHRVLDNSTREIVNTAKRTGAQVRGPIPLPTRIERFTVNRSPHVDKKSREQFEIRTHRRLLDIVDPTPQTVDALMKLDLAAGVDVEIKL; from the coding sequence ATGGACAGCCAGAACATCCGCATCCGTCTGAAGGCGTATGATCACCGCGTGCTCGACAACAGCACGCGGGAGATCGTCAACACGGCGAAACGGACGGGGGCGCAGGTGCGGGGGCCGATCCCGCTGCCGACGCGGATCGAGCGTTTCACCGTGAACCGCTCGCCGCACGTGGACAAGAAGTCGCGCGAGCAGTTCGAGATCCGCACCCATCGTCGGCTTCTCGACATCGTCGATCCGACCCCGCAGACGGTCGACGCGCTGATGAAGCTCGACCTTGCCGCCGGCGTCGATGTCGAGATCAAGCTCTGA
- the rplE gene encoding 50S ribosomal protein L5, protein MAETTTAKPRLQRHYETVVREALMREFGYKNPFAVPKLEKIVINMGVGEAAGDQKKLDAAMADLALIAGQKPVKTRAKKAIAGFKIRAGMPIGAKVTLRRARMYEFLDRLVTIALPRVRDFRGISGKGFDGRGNFAMGLKEQIVFPEINYDKVDKVRGMDIVICTTAKTDREAKALLKAFDLPFTN, encoded by the coding sequence ATGGCTGAGACGACGACGGCGAAGCCGCGCCTGCAGCGGCACTACGAGACCGTGGTGCGCGAGGCATTGATGCGCGAGTTCGGCTACAAGAACCCCTTCGCCGTGCCGAAGCTCGAGAAGATCGTGATCAACATGGGGGTCGGCGAGGCGGCGGGCGACCAGAAGAAGCTCGACGCGGCGATGGCCGACCTTGCCCTCATCGCCGGCCAGAAGCCGGTCAAGACGCGCGCGAAGAAGGCGATCGCGGGCTTCAAGATCCGCGCCGGCATGCCGATCGGGGCGAAGGTCACGCTCCGTCGGGCGCGGATGTATGAGTTCCTCGACCGGCTGGTGACGATCGCGCTGCCGCGCGTGCGCGACTTCCGGGGCATCTCCGGCAAGGGCTTTGACGGGCGCGGCAACTTCGCGATGGGGCTGAAGGAACAGATCGTGTTCCCGGAGATCAACTACGACAAGGTCGACAAGGTGCGGGGCATGGACATCGTGATCTGCACCACGGCGAAGACCGACAGGGAGGCGAAGGCGCTGCTCAAGGCCTTTGACCTTCCGTTCACGAACTGA
- the rplP gene encoding 50S ribosomal protein L16, whose product MLQPKKTKWRKAHKGRIRGEAKGGTKLNFGSYGLKALEPERVTARQIEAARRALTRQMKRQGRVWIRIFPDVPVSKKPAEVRMGSGKGSPEFWICRVKPGRIMFELDGVSGEVARQALALAAAKLPIRTKVVSRIGLEG is encoded by the coding sequence ATGCTTCAGCCGAAGAAGACGAAGTGGCGCAAGGCCCACAAGGGGCGGATCCGGGGCGAGGCGAAGGGCGGCACCAAGCTGAACTTCGGCAGCTACGGACTGAAGGCGCTCGAGCCTGAGCGGGTGACGGCGCGGCAGATCGAGGCCGCGCGCCGCGCGCTCACGCGCCAGATGAAGCGCCAGGGGCGCGTCTGGATCCGGATCTTCCCGGATGTTCCGGTGTCGAAGAAGCCTGCCGAGGTGCGGATGGGCTCGGGCAAGGGCAGCCCGGAGTTCTGGATCTGCCGGGTGAAGCCGGGGCGGATCATGTTCGAGCTCGACGGGGTGTCGGGCGAGGTGGCGCGCCAGGCACTCGCGCTTGCCGCCGCCAAGCTGCCGATCCGCACCAAGGTCGTCTCGCGGATCGGTCTCGAGGGCTGA
- the rpsH gene encoding 30S ribosomal protein S8: protein MAISDPLGDMITRIRNAQRARRATTRAPASKLHANVCEVLKREGFIRHWKIVEIRPGVRELEIELKYSEGEPVIKEITRVSTPGRRVYSKIKELPRVYNGLGISILSTPRGVMSDAEARAANVGGEVLCRVF, encoded by the coding sequence ATGGCGATCTCCGATCCGCTGGGTGACATGATCACCCGTATCCGAAATGCCCAGCGGGCACGCCGGGCAACGACGCGCGCGCCTGCCTCGAAATTGCACGCGAATGTCTGCGAGGTGCTGAAGCGCGAGGGGTTCATTCGCCACTGGAAGATCGTCGAGATCCGCCCGGGCGTGCGCGAGCTCGAGATCGAGCTCAAGTATTCGGAAGGTGAGCCGGTGATTAAGGAGATCACCCGAGTGTCGACACCAGGGCGCCGCGTTTACTCGAAGATCAAAGAGCTGCCTCGGGTCTACAACGGGCTCGGCATCTCCATCCTGTCCACCCCGCGCGGGGTGATGAGCGACGCCGAGGCCCGCGCCGCCAATGTCGGCGGCGAGGTCCTCTGCCGCGTGTTCTGA
- the rpsS gene encoding 30S ribosomal protein S19, translating to MARSVWKGPFVDGYLLTKAEAARSSGRNEIIKTWSRRSTILPQFVGLTFGVYNGHKFIPVQVTENMVGHKLGEFAPTRTFTSHAADKKAKRG from the coding sequence ATGGCTCGCAGCGTCTGGAAAGGGCCGTTCGTGGACGGCTACCTGCTCACCAAGGCCGAGGCCGCTCGAAGCTCGGGGCGGAACGAGATCATCAAGACGTGGTCGCGCCGTTCGACCATCCTGCCCCAGTTCGTCGGGCTGACTTTCGGCGTCTACAACGGCCACAAGTTCATCCCGGTGCAGGTGACCGAGAACATGGTCGGCCACAAGCTCGGCGAGTTCGCGCCGACGCGGACCTTCACCTCGCACGCGGCCGACAAGAAGGCGAAGCGGGGCTGA
- the rplV gene encoding 50S ribosomal protein L22: MGKQSMPRRLSETEAQAVARNIRVSPRKLNLVAEMIRGLPAAEARAALTFSKRRIAKLVRKVLDSAIANAENNHSLDVDRLVVREATVGRSVVMKRFHARARGRAARVEKWFSHLTIIVRERPQGGDARAEQGAR, from the coding sequence ATGGGCAAGCAGTCGATGCCGCGCCGGCTGTCCGAGACCGAGGCGCAAGCGGTTGCGCGCAACATCCGCGTCAGCCCGCGCAAGCTGAACCTTGTGGCCGAGATGATCCGCGGCCTGCCGGCGGCGGAGGCACGCGCCGCACTCACCTTCTCGAAGCGTCGGATTGCGAAGCTGGTGCGCAAGGTGCTCGACAGCGCGATCGCCAACGCCGAGAACAACCACAGCCTCGATGTCGACCGCCTCGTCGTGCGCGAGGCCACGGTGGGCCGGAGCGTGGTGATGAAGCGGTTCCACGCCCGCGCACGCGGCCGTGCGGCGCGCGTCGAGAAGTGGTTCAGCCACCTCACCATTATCGTCCGCGAGCGTCCCCAGGGCGGTGACGCGCGCGCTGAGCAGGGGGCCCGCTGA
- the rpsN gene encoding 30S ribosomal protein S14, which translates to MAKTSSIERNRKRERMARRDAAKRAALRALVKRKDASPEERFAAMLKLAAMPRNGAAVRVRLRCELTGRARGNYRKFKLCRVALRELASAGQIPGMIKASW; encoded by the coding sequence ATGGCGAAGACGTCGTCGATCGAGAGGAACCGCAAGCGCGAGCGCATGGCGAGGCGCGACGCGGCGAAGCGGGCGGCGCTGAGGGCCTTGGTGAAGCGGAAGGACGCCTCGCCTGAGGAGCGTTTCGCGGCGATGCTGAAGCTCGCGGCAATGCCGCGCAATGGCGCGGCGGTGCGCGTGCGCCTGCGCTGCGAGTTGACCGGCCGTGCCCGCGGCAACTACCGCAAGTTCAAGCTCTGCCGCGTGGCCTTGCGCGAGCTCGCCTCGGCCGGGCAGATCCCCGGCATGATCAAGGCGAGCTGGTAG
- the rplB gene encoding 50S ribosomal protein L2, whose translation MALKTFKPVTPSLRGTVLVDRSELWKGKPIKALTEGKVSTGGRNHHGHITVRFRGGGHKRRYRLVDFKRRKFDVPATVERLEYDPNRSGWIALIKYADGELSYILAPQRLRAGDTVVSGQKVDIKPGNAMPMAAIPVGTIIHNIEMKPGAGGKLARAAGTYAQLVGKDAGYAQIKLSSGELRVVRAECMATVGAVSNPDNSNIQIGKAGRKRWLGRRPHNRGVAMNPIDHPHGGGEGRTSGGRHPVTPWGKPTKGAKTRHNKRTDRLIIRRRNATKG comes from the coding sequence ATGGCGCTCAAGACCTTCAAGCCGGTGACGCCGAGCCTGCGCGGCACGGTGCTGGTCGACCGTTCGGAGTTGTGGAAGGGCAAGCCCATCAAGGCGCTCACCGAGGGCAAGGTGAGCACCGGCGGGCGCAATCATCACGGCCACATCACGGTGCGGTTCCGTGGCGGCGGGCACAAGCGTCGCTACCGCCTGGTCGACTTCAAGCGTCGCAAGTTCGACGTTCCCGCAACCGTCGAGCGGCTCGAGTACGACCCGAACCGCAGCGGCTGGATCGCGCTGATCAAGTACGCCGACGGGGAGCTCTCCTATATCCTCGCGCCGCAGCGGCTTCGCGCGGGCGACACGGTGGTGTCCGGCCAGAAGGTCGACATCAAGCCGGGCAATGCGATGCCGATGGCGGCGATCCCGGTCGGCACGATCATCCACAACATCGAGATGAAGCCCGGCGCGGGCGGCAAGCTCGCGCGCGCGGCCGGCACCTACGCTCAGCTCGTCGGCAAGGACGCCGGCTATGCGCAGATCAAGCTCTCCTCCGGGGAGCTTCGCGTGGTCCGGGCTGAGTGCATGGCGACGGTCGGTGCGGTGTCGAATCCGGACAACAGCAATATCCAGATCGGCAAGGCTGGCCGGAAGCGCTGGCTCGGGCGGCGGCCGCACAATCGCGGCGTGGCGATGAACCCGATCGACCATCCGCATGGCGGCGGCGAGGGCCGGACCTCGGGCGGCCGCCATCCTGTCACCCCTTGGGGCAAGCCGACCAAGGGGGCGAAGACACGGCACAACAAGCGGACCGACCGGCTGATCATCCGCCGGCGCAACGCGACGAAGGGCTGA
- the rplR gene encoding 50S ribosomal protein L18 has protein sequence MATKRDLRERRKARLRFQLRQKGGGRPRLSVFRSSKHIYAQVIDDSVGRTVAAASSRDPALREVLKTGADKVAAAAVGKLVAERAIAAGVSAVVFDRGAYLYHGRVKALADAAREGGLDF, from the coding sequence ATGGCGACGAAGCGCGATCTCAGGGAGCGGCGGAAGGCGCGACTGCGCTTCCAGCTCCGCCAGAAGGGCGGCGGGCGGCCGCGGCTTTCGGTGTTCCGCTCCTCGAAGCACATCTACGCCCAGGTGATTGACGACAGTGTGGGGCGCACGGTGGCTGCTGCGTCCTCGCGCGACCCGGCGCTGAGGGAGGTGCTGAAGACCGGCGCCGACAAGGTGGCGGCGGCGGCGGTCGGCAAGCTCGTCGCCGAGCGGGCGATCGCCGCCGGGGTCTCGGCGGTGGTGTTCGACCGGGGCGCTTATCTCTACCACGGCCGCGTCAAGGCGTTGGCCGACGCCGCCCGCGAGGGCGGGCTGGACTTCTGA
- the rplC gene encoding 50S ribosomal protein L3 yields MRTGVIARKLGMTRLFGEDGTHVPVTVLQLDEVQVVAHRTAEKDGYTAVQLGIGRRKPKNVSKAERGHFAKAKVEPKAKLVEFRVSADALPPIGAVLSAEHFVLGQKVDVTGTTKGKGFAGAMKRWNFRGLEASHGVSISHRSHGSTGNRQDPGKVFKNKKMAGHLGVERVTTQNLEVAAVDAARNLLLVKGAVPGAKGSYVLVRDAVKVPRPEAAPLPAAVKAGS; encoded by the coding sequence ATGCGCACAGGCGTGATCGCACGCAAGCTGGGCATGACCCGGCTGTTCGGAGAGGACGGGACGCATGTCCCCGTCACCGTGCTCCAGCTCGACGAGGTTCAGGTGGTCGCCCACCGCACGGCGGAGAAGGACGGCTACACGGCCGTGCAGCTCGGCATCGGGCGGCGCAAGCCGAAGAACGTCTCGAAGGCGGAGCGGGGGCATTTCGCGAAGGCAAAGGTTGAACCGAAGGCGAAGCTCGTGGAGTTCCGCGTCTCTGCCGACGCTCTGCCCCCGATCGGGGCGGTTCTGAGCGCCGAGCATTTCGTGCTGGGGCAGAAGGTGGATGTCACCGGCACCACCAAGGGCAAGGGGTTCGCCGGCGCGATGAAGCGGTGGAACTTCCGCGGCCTCGAAGCCTCGCATGGCGTGTCGATCAGCCATCGCAGCCACGGCTCGACCGGCAACCGGCAGGACCCCGGCAAGGTGTTCAAGAACAAGAAGATGGCCGGGCATCTCGGCGTCGAGCGGGTCACCACGCAGAACCTCGAGGTGGCGGCCGTCGACGCAGCGCGCAACCTCCTGCTGGTGAAGGGGGCGGTGCCTGGCGCGAAAGGCTCTTATGTGCTCGTGCGCGATGCCGTGAAGGTGCCGCGGCCGGAGGCTGCACCTCTGCCTGCCGCGGTGAAGGCGGGGAGCTGA
- the rpsE gene encoding 30S ribosomal protein S5 codes for MAREPREGGRGRERGDREGEELVDKLVAINRVAKVVKGGRRFAFAALVVVGDRKGRVGLGAGKAREVPEAIRKATDQAKRNMIRVPMREGRTLHHDVVGRFGAGRVLLRSAPAGTGIIAGGPMRAVFETMGIGDVVAKSLGTNNAHNVVKATFAGLKALNSPRSVAARRGKKVSELLGRRDAPVEGAVRETADA; via the coding sequence ATGGCACGTGAACCGAGGGAAGGCGGCCGGGGGCGCGAGCGCGGCGACCGCGAGGGCGAGGAGCTCGTCGACAAGCTGGTTGCGATCAACCGCGTGGCGAAGGTGGTGAAGGGCGGCCGGCGCTTCGCCTTCGCCGCGCTCGTCGTGGTCGGCGACCGCAAGGGCCGGGTCGGGCTCGGCGCCGGCAAGGCGCGCGAGGTTCCGGAGGCGATCCGCAAGGCGACCGACCAGGCGAAGCGGAACATGATCCGCGTGCCGATGCGCGAGGGGCGCACGCTGCATCACGATGTGGTCGGGCGCTTCGGGGCGGGCCGGGTCCTGCTCCGTTCGGCCCCGGCCGGCACCGGGATCATCGCCGGCGGCCCGATGCGCGCGGTGTTCGAGACCATGGGCATCGGCGACGTCGTGGCAAAGAGCCTCGGCACGAACAACGCCCACAACGTCGTGAAGGCGACCTTCGCCGGCCTGAAGGCGCTCAACTCGCCGCGCAGCGTCGCGGCACGGCGCGGCAAGAAGGTGAGCGAGCTTCTCGGGCGGCGCGACGCGCCGGTCGAAGGCGCAGTGCGGGAGACGGCAGATGCCTGA
- the rpmD gene encoding 50S ribosomal protein L30 — translation MPDGTKRIRITQVKSGINRLEDQKRTLVGLGLARLHRTRELEDTPAVRGMIRKVRHLVKVEEVAG, via the coding sequence ATGCCTGACGGGACGAAGCGCATCCGCATCACGCAGGTTAAGTCCGGGATCAACCGGCTTGAGGACCAGAAGCGGACGCTGGTCGGGCTCGGTCTGGCGCGGCTGCATCGGACGCGAGAGCTCGAGGACACGCCGGCGGTGCGCGGCATGATCCGCAAGGTCCGGCATCTCGTGAAGGTTGAGGAGGTCGCGGGCTGA
- the rplD gene encoding 50S ribosomal protein L4: MRQDVITLANEKVGEIELPDALFGAVPRADIMARVVHWQLAKRRAGTHKVKGMGEVSGTTKKPYRQKGTGRARQGSLRSPQFRGGGVVHGPVVRDHGYELPKKVRRLGLISALSQKRAEGKLVVLDAATSEDGKTAALRRKVEALGWRSALVIDGAAVDERFLRAARNIPGLDVLPTIGANVYDILRHDVLAVTTAGIETLKKRLRVEEKAA; this comes from the coding sequence ATGAGGCAGGACGTGATCACGCTCGCCAACGAGAAGGTCGGCGAGATCGAGCTTCCCGACGCGCTGTTCGGTGCCGTGCCGCGAGCCGACATCATGGCGCGAGTGGTGCACTGGCAGCTCGCCAAGCGCCGAGCCGGAACCCACAAGGTCAAGGGGATGGGTGAGGTCTCCGGCACGACCAAGAAGCCCTACCGCCAGAAGGGCACCGGCCGGGCGCGCCAGGGGTCGCTGCGCAGCCCTCAGTTCCGCGGTGGCGGCGTGGTGCACGGGCCGGTCGTGCGCGACCATGGCTACGAATTGCCGAAGAAGGTGCGGCGGCTCGGCCTGATCTCCGCTCTCTCGCAGAAGCGTGCCGAGGGCAAGCTTGTCGTGCTCGACGCTGCGACCAGCGAAGACGGCAAGACGGCGGCGCTTCGGCGGAAGGTCGAGGCCCTTGGCTGGCGGTCGGCGCTCGTGATCGACGGTGCGGCCGTGGACGAGCGCTTCCTGCGCGCCGCGCGGAACATCCCCGGCCTTGACGTTCTGCCGACGATCGGCGCGAACGTGTACGACATCCTCCGGCATGACGTGCTTGCGGTGACGACGGCCGGGATCGAGACGCTGAAGAAGCGCCTCCGCGTCGAGGAGAAGGCGGCATGA
- the rpsC gene encoding 30S ribosomal protein S3: MGQKVNPVGMRLGINRTWDSRWFADKSYAALLHEDLKLRKVLREKLAQAGVARVVIERPAKKARVTIYAARPGVIIGKKGQDIEKLRADLAKLTGSEVHLNIVEIRKPEIEAVLVAENIAQQLERRVSFRRAMKRAVQSAMRLGAQGIRINCSGRLGGAEIARVEWYREGRVPLHTLRADIDFGQATAKTTYGTCGVKVWVFKGEIMAHDPMAVDKRAAEQAPQR; encoded by the coding sequence ATGGGGCAGAAGGTCAATCCCGTCGGGATGCGGCTTGGCATCAACCGCACCTGGGACAGCCGCTGGTTCGCCGACAAGAGCTACGCCGCGCTGCTGCATGAGGACCTGAAGCTGCGCAAGGTTCTGCGCGAGAAGCTGGCGCAAGCCGGCGTGGCGCGCGTGGTTATCGAGCGGCCGGCCAAGAAGGCGCGCGTGACGATCTATGCCGCCCGGCCGGGCGTGATCATCGGCAAGAAGGGGCAGGACATTGAGAAGCTCCGGGCAGATCTCGCGAAGCTCACGGGGTCAGAGGTGCACCTCAACATCGTTGAGATCCGCAAGCCCGAGATCGAGGCCGTTCTCGTAGCCGAGAACATCGCCCAGCAGCTCGAGCGCCGCGTGAGCTTCCGCCGCGCGATGAAGCGCGCGGTGCAGTCGGCGATGCGGCTCGGCGCCCAGGGAATCCGGATCAACTGCTCCGGCCGGCTGGGCGGGGCGGAGATCGCGCGCGTCGAGTGGTATCGCGAGGGGCGGGTGCCGCTGCACACCTTGCGCGCCGACATCGATTTCGGCCAGGCGACGGCGAAGACGACCTACGGCACCTGCGGCGTCAAGGTCTGGGTGTTCAAGGGCGAGATCATGGCCCACGACCCGATGGCCGTGGACAAGCGCGCGGCCGAGCAGGCGCCGCAGCGCTGA
- the rplO gene encoding 50S ribosomal protein L15, whose product MKLNELRDNEGARPKFRRVGRGIGSGKGKTAGRGVKGQKARTGVALNGFEGGQLPIYRRLPKRGFKPLDRREYSPLNLGRLDAAIEAGRLDPSKPIDEAALRAAGLVRKGRVAGVRLLATGAITRPVRLVVSGASAAAIAAVEQAGGSVTLPAAAAEG is encoded by the coding sequence ATGAAGCTCAACGAACTGCGCGACAATGAGGGCGCGCGGCCGAAGTTCCGCCGGGTTGGTCGCGGCATCGGCAGCGGCAAGGGCAAGACCGCCGGGCGCGGCGTGAAGGGCCAGAAGGCGCGCACCGGCGTGGCGCTGAACGGCTTCGAGGGCGGACAGCTGCCGATCTACCGCCGGCTGCCGAAGCGCGGGTTCAAACCGCTCGACCGTCGCGAATACTCCCCGCTGAACCTCGGGCGGCTCGACGCCGCGATCGAAGCGGGCCGGCTCGACCCGAGCAAGCCGATCGACGAGGCGGCCTTGCGTGCGGCGGGCCTCGTGCGCAAAGGCCGGGTCGCGGGGGTTCGCCTGCTCGCGACCGGAGCCATCACCCGGCCCGTGCGGCTCGTGGTCTCCGGCGCCTCGGCCGCGGCGATTGCAGCGGTCGAGCAGGCGGGTGGTTCGGTGACGCTGCCCGCCGCCGCGGCAGAGGGCTGA
- the rplX gene encoding 50S ribosomal protein L24, with amino-acid sequence MAAKIKKGDRVEVIAGADKGKRGEVLRVIPKENRAIVQGVAMVKRHQKPKGVGSPGGIIEKEAPVHLSNLMLIDPKSDKPTRVGFKILEDGRKVRVARVSGEVIDG; translated from the coding sequence ATGGCCGCCAAGATCAAAAAGGGCGACCGGGTGGAGGTGATCGCTGGCGCTGACAAGGGCAAGCGCGGCGAGGTTCTGCGCGTGATCCCGAAGGAGAACCGGGCGATCGTGCAGGGGGTCGCGATGGTCAAGCGGCACCAGAAGCCGAAGGGCGTGGGGAGCCCGGGCGGCATCATCGAGAAGGAGGCGCCGGTCCACCTCTCGAACCTGATGCTGATCGACCCGAAGTCGGACAAGCCGACGCGCGTCGGGTTCAAGATTCTCGAGGATGGCCGCAAGGTCCGCGTCGCCCGCGTCTCGGGGGAGGTGATCGATGGCTGA
- the rpmC gene encoding 50S ribosomal protein L29, whose translation MTKIAELRAKSADELREMLLALRKEQFNLRFQRATGQLEATGRIRAVRRDIARIKMLLGAEKRAGGRAAAGAGG comes from the coding sequence ATGACCAAGATCGCGGAACTGCGGGCGAAATCGGCTGACGAATTGCGGGAGATGCTGCTCGCGTTGCGCAAGGAGCAGTTCAACCTGCGCTTCCAGCGGGCGACCGGGCAGCTCGAGGCAACGGGACGGATCCGTGCGGTGCGTCGTGACATCGCGCGGATCAAAATGCTGCTCGGTGCGGAGAAGCGCGCCGGCGGCCGGGCCGCGGCCGGTGCGGGCGGTTGA
- the rplN gene encoding 50S ribosomal protein L14, giving the protein MIQVETNLEVADNSGARRVQCIKVLGGSKRRTASVGDVIVVSVKEAIPRGKVKKGDVHHAVIVRTAFPVRRGDGSAIRFDRNAAVLINKQQEPIGTRIFGPVVRELRAKKFMKIISLAPEVL; this is encoded by the coding sequence ATGATCCAGGTCGAGACCAATCTCGAGGTCGCGGACAATTCGGGTGCGCGCCGCGTCCAGTGCATCAAGGTGCTCGGCGGCTCGAAGCGGCGCACGGCGTCGGTCGGTGATGTGATCGTCGTCTCCGTCAAGGAGGCGATCCCCCGTGGCAAGGTGAAGAAGGGGGATGTGCATCACGCAGTGATCGTCCGCACCGCCTTCCCCGTCCGCCGCGGCGACGGCTCGGCGATCCGCTTCGACCGCAACGCGGCGGTGCTGATCAACAAGCAGCAGGAGCCGATCGGCACCCGGATCTTCGGGCCGGTGGTGCGCGAGCTGCGCGCGAAGAAGTTCATGAAGATCATCAGCCTCGCACCGGAGGTGCTCTGA
- the rpsQ gene encoding 30S ribosomal protein S17, whose product MPKRVLTGRVVSDKMDKTVTVLVERRVMHPIYKKFIRRSKRYAAHDEANLCKEGDIVRIEECRPISKRKTWQVISRNGEAVARAVGAAATPSRAGA is encoded by the coding sequence ATGCCGAAGCGGGTTCTGACCGGCCGCGTGGTGAGCGACAAAATGGACAAGACCGTGACGGTGCTTGTCGAGCGTCGCGTGATGCACCCGATCTACAAGAAGTTCATTCGCCGCTCGAAGAGGTACGCCGCGCATGACGAGGCGAACCTCTGCAAGGAGGGGGACATCGTGCGCATCGAGGAGTGCCGGCCGATCTCGAAGCGTAAGACGTGGCAGGTGATCTCTCGGAACGGCGAGGCAGTTGCGCGCGCGGTGGGCGCGGCCGCGACGCCGTCGCGCGCCGGGGCGTGA
- the rplF gene encoding 50S ribosomal protein L6, whose translation MSRVGKYPVPLPAGVSVAVADGVLTAKGKLGELTLPLSEEVTAAVEGNQVVLRPRSSERRARMLWGTTRSLVAGMVKGVSEGYAKSLEINGTGFRAAVQGKELVLNLGFSHEIRYPVPAGIRVTCEKPTSIRIEGIDKQRVGQVAAEIRAFRRPEPYKGKGIKYETETILRKEGKKK comes from the coding sequence ATGTCGCGCGTCGGCAAGTATCCCGTTCCGCTTCCTGCAGGTGTCTCCGTCGCCGTTGCCGACGGGGTGCTCACGGCCAAGGGCAAGCTCGGCGAGCTCACGCTGCCGCTTTCGGAGGAGGTCACCGCCGCTGTCGAGGGCAACCAGGTGGTGCTCCGCCCGCGCAGCAGCGAGCGGCGCGCCCGCATGCTGTGGGGCACCACGCGCAGCCTGGTCGCGGGAATGGTCAAGGGCGTGTCCGAGGGCTACGCGAAGTCGCTCGAGATCAACGGCACGGGGTTCCGCGCCGCGGTTCAGGGCAAGGAGCTTGTGCTGAACCTCGGCTTCAGCCACGAGATCCGCTACCCCGTTCCGGCTGGGATCAGGGTCACCTGCGAGAAGCCGACCTCGATCAGGATCGAGGGTATCGACAAGCAGCGGGTCGGGCAGGTGGCGGCCGAGATCCGCGCCTTCCGCCGCCCCGAGCCCTACAAGGGCAAGGGTATCAAGTACGAGACGGAAACGATCCTCCGGAAGGAGGGGAAGAAGAAGTAG
- a CDS encoding 50S ribosomal protein L23 produces MSARSKQRAAGRLPPIPRERMYEIIQSPVITEKATAMSGANIVVFRVPLAATKPEIRQAVEGLFGVKVAGVQTLIAKGKTKRFRGRVGRRPDVKKAMVRLAPGFSIDLTTGLS; encoded by the coding sequence ATGAGCGCGCGGTCGAAGCAGCGGGCGGCGGGTCGGCTTCCGCCAATCCCGCGGGAACGAATGTACGAGATCATCCAGAGCCCGGTGATTACCGAGAAGGCGACCGCGATGTCGGGCGCCAACATCGTGGTGTTCCGCGTGCCGCTTGCCGCCACCAAGCCAGAGATCCGGCAGGCGGTCGAGGGGCTGTTCGGGGTCAAGGTCGCGGGCGTGCAGACGCTGATCGCCAAGGGCAAGACGAAGCGGTTCCGGGGGCGGGTCGGCCGGCGGCCGGACGTGAAGAAGGCGATGGTCCGCCTCGCGCCGGGCTTCTCGATCGACCTGACGACCGGGCTCAGCTGA